The Huiozyma naganishii CBS 8797 chromosome 6, complete genome genome includes a window with the following:
- the RGM1 gene encoding Rgm1p (similar to Saccharomyces cerevisiae RGM1 (YMR182C) and YPL230W; ancestral locus Anc_6.256) has product MARPRKKKLSIPSNSSHGLEDKEDGKTSDVKNGESKSKCKKMFKCQGFEDCHMAFTRAEHLARHIRKHTGEKPFQCYICLKHFSRVDNLKQHRESVHSKMEYSSNFSEKDPRSPLNHSMNTGLKEIQFIKEKSPVIISAVNYAGNSSKNGNTSALNKRIKPTRANSAELHFQSFKPKAYTSDAQGATQGKEHFTKLPNDHTAPTYGSRHNSISGELPTALTNTNNHGPLPTNGPQDLHKTDYSWRMNEPNTITALPMRIQEQNSLPLPNLYQQIISKTSPRPPPPPTLSMPGATSKAPPPFNEMKIMPRDSALRTGSISEKDTVSPFVFGQQPISPLHSSFSQASPPLTTTTTNNNNNNNIPNTDHRGTEEAPESLSDHRDGTSGSALPVKEQKNKHKRTRSNERLSLDFIMS; this is encoded by the coding sequence ATGGCTAGGCcgaggaagaagaaactttcTATACCGTCCAATTCTTCCCACGGTTTAGAAGACAAGGAGGATGGCAAGACGAGTGATGTTAAAAATGGCGAGAGTAAATCAAAATGtaaaaaaatgttcaaaTGTCAGGGCTTCGAGGACTGCCATATGGCTTTTACGAGAGCGGAACATTTGGCACGGCATATAAGGAAACATACCGGTGAGAAGCCCTTCCAATGTTACATCTGTTTAAAACATTTCAGTAGAGTGGATAACTTGAAGCAACATAGAGAGTCCGTTCATTCGAAAATGGAatattcttcaaacttttcGGAAAAGGATCCACGTTCTCCACTTAACCACAGCATGAATACAGGTCTCAAAGAGATTCAATtcatcaaagaaaaatctCCTGTTATAATCTCTGCGGTGAACTATGCAGGTAATAGTAGCAAGAATGGGAATACATCAgctttgaacaagagaatCAAACCAACGAGAGCGAATTCTGCTGAGTTGCATTTCCAATCATTCAAACCGAAGGCCTACACCAGTGACGCACAGGGAGCGACCCAAGGCAAGGAACATTTTACCAAGTTACCGAACGATCACACTGCACCAACCTACGGGAGCCGTCACAATAGCATCAGCGGCGAGCTACCGACCGCCCTGACAAATACGAACAACCATGGACCCTTGCCGACCAACGGTCCTCAAGACTTGCATAAAACTGACTATTCTTGGAGAATGAACGAGCCAAACACAATAACGGCACTACCTATGAGAATCCAAGAGCAGAACAGTTTACCCCTTCCGAACCTCTACCAACAAATAATCTCCAAGACGTCCCCCAGAcccccaccaccacctaCGCTATCAATGCCTGGGGCGACTTCAAAGGCACCCCCACCATTCAATGAAATGAAGATAATGCCTCGAGATTCCGCATTGAGAACGGGCAGCATATCTGAAAAGGACACGGTTTCCCCCTTCGTATTTGGACAGCAGCCAATATCACCATTACACTCATCATTCTCACAAGCATCTCCGCCGCTaactacaactacaactaataataataataataataatatccCAAACACAGACCATAGAGGTACAGAAGAGGCACCAGAATCATTATCGGATCACCGTGACGGAACTTCTGGTAGTGCACTGCCGGtgaaagaacagaaaaacaaacacaAGAGAACTCGTTCCAACGAAAGACTGAGTCTCGACTTTATCATGTCTTGA